A window from Streptomyces sp. NBC_00299 encodes these proteins:
- a CDS encoding Pycsar system effector family protein, which yields MSADGAARTSPDPVVPVPDGGRHHHDRAGERIAERLLNSVREDLGRADSKAAVLLSGTLALPAFLVGWHGTPRWDGFADVTLILSGVLWAVAVSALVGALMPRTGTVRGRDEVTYFGDLVAARDLAELSDRVAEAGRDPAAWLLVQAVDASSILTAKYRAIRWGVGSLAPSAALAVVWGLTAR from the coding sequence ATGAGCGCCGACGGGGCGGCACGCACCTCCCCCGACCCGGTCGTGCCCGTGCCGGACGGGGGTCGGCACCACCACGACCGGGCGGGGGAGCGCATCGCGGAACGGCTGCTGAACTCCGTCCGGGAGGACCTCGGCCGGGCCGACTCCAAGGCGGCCGTGCTGCTCTCGGGGACGCTCGCGCTGCCCGCGTTCCTGGTCGGCTGGCACGGCACCCCGAGGTGGGACGGGTTCGCCGACGTGACGCTGATCCTCTCCGGGGTGCTCTGGGCCGTCGCGGTGTCCGCGCTGGTCGGGGCGCTGATGCCGCGCACCGGCACGGTCCGCGGCCGGGACGAGGTGACGTACTTCGGCGATCTGGTGGCCGCCCGCGACCTTGCGGAGCTGTCCGACCGGGTCGCCGAGGCCGGGCGGGATCCGGCCGCGTGGCTGCTCGTCCAGGCCGTGGACGCCAGCTCGATCCTCACCGCCAAGTACCGCGCCATCCGCTGGGGAGTGGGCTCGCTCGCCCCCTCCGCGGCACTGGCCGTGGTCTGGGGGCTGACCGCGCGCTGA